A window of Pelagicoccus enzymogenes contains these coding sequences:
- a CDS encoding four helix bundle protein: MKENVVKDKSFVFALRIVKLAKYLQEEKREFVLSKQVLRSGTAIGALVRESEHAQSRADFVSKMSIALKEANETEYWIDLLHQSDYIATKDYDLLHPDIEELLKLLISIVKTSRSQ, encoded by the coding sequence ATGAAGGAGAATGTGGTTAAGGATAAGTCGTTCGTGTTTGCCTTGCGTATCGTGAAATTGGCGAAATACCTGCAGGAAGAGAAGCGGGAGTTTGTGCTGTCGAAGCAAGTCTTGCGGAGCGGGACAGCGATTGGTGCTTTGGTTCGAGAGTCCGAACATGCTCAAAGTCGGGCGGACTTTGTTAGCAAGATGAGCATCGCCCTCAAGGAAGCCAACGAAACCGAGTACTGGATCGATCTGCTGCACCAGTCAGACTACATCGCCACTAAGGACTACGACTTGCTCCACCCCGACATCGAGGAACTACTCAAACTCCTGATCAGCATCGTCAAAACCTCCCGCTCCCAATGA
- a CDS encoding restriction endonuclease subunit S — protein sequence MAVKTGYKQTEVGKIPEDWKDAQLGPHVVIKSGDSPSLQKFDSNGIPYFKVDQLNLGEKFIKESPYRVRSSKRVPKGSIIFPKRGASILLNKVRILSEDSFFDTNLMSLTVDETIDSEYLFYALKHLELWRIADTTSIPQINNKHITPLVVPLPPTKAEQEAIAEALSDADALIESLEQLIAKKRQIKQGAMQQLLTGKKRLPGFSGEWTEQSLYGKVRLQVGFPFSSAGFSESASGFRLIRNRDLKSVEQKLYYAGEYSENFIVRKGDLLVGMDGEFLLKLWDAEDSLLNQRVGRIHNGREVDRGYLYYALRKPMEKLESTISGTTVKHLSHKDVENLEIFLPQLHEQTAIAETLSDMDEEIVALEAKLSKARQLKQGMMQELLTGKTRLVAPASNG from the coding sequence ATGGCAGTAAAAACTGGATACAAGCAAACTGAAGTTGGCAAAATACCGGAGGACTGGAAAGATGCTCAACTCGGACCTCACGTCGTGATAAAGAGCGGCGATAGCCCGTCTCTTCAAAAATTCGATTCCAACGGCATCCCTTATTTCAAAGTAGACCAACTCAATCTCGGCGAAAAGTTTATTAAAGAATCTCCTTACCGAGTTCGCAGTTCGAAACGTGTCCCCAAAGGTAGCATAATCTTTCCCAAGAGAGGAGCATCCATCCTTCTAAACAAAGTAAGGATCCTTTCGGAGGATTCGTTCTTCGACACCAACCTGATGTCACTGACCGTTGATGAAACGATAGACTCCGAATACCTGTTTTATGCCCTAAAACACCTAGAGCTTTGGCGAATCGCTGATACGACTTCGATTCCACAAATTAACAACAAGCACATAACCCCGCTTGTCGTCCCCCTCCCGCCCACCAAAGCCGAACAAGAAGCCATCGCCGAGGCCTTAAGCGATGCGGATGCCCTCATTGAATCCCTGGAGCAACTCATCGCCAAAAAACGCCAAATCAAACAAGGCGCCATGCAGCAACTCCTCACCGGCAAAAAACGCCTCCCCGGCTTCTCCGGTGAATGGACTGAGCAATCGCTCTATGGCAAGGTAAGGCTTCAAGTTGGATTTCCGTTCTCATCGGCTGGCTTTTCAGAGTCTGCCAGCGGCTTTCGTTTGATTCGGAATCGAGATTTAAAGTCAGTCGAACAAAAGCTGTATTATGCGGGCGAATACTCCGAGAACTTTATTGTTAGGAAAGGAGATCTCCTCGTCGGAATGGACGGTGAGTTTTTGCTCAAGCTATGGGATGCTGAAGATTCTCTGCTCAATCAGCGGGTTGGGCGTATACATAATGGTCGTGAGGTGGACCGCGGATATCTTTATTACGCACTTCGCAAGCCAATGGAAAAGCTTGAATCGACAATCTCTGGCACGACAGTGAAACACCTCTCTCATAAGGACGTTGAGAACCTAGAAATCTTTTTGCCGCAGCTCCATGAGCAAACCGCCATCGCCGAAACGCTCAGCGACATGGACGAGGAAATCGTCGCCCTCGAAGCCAAGCTCTCCAAAGCCCGCCAACTCAAGCAAGGGATGATGCAGGAGCTCTTGACGGGTAAGACCCGTCTAGTCGCTCCTGCATCAAATGGATAA
- a CDS encoding HsdM family class I SAM-dependent methyltransferase — translation MALKKSELYSSLWQSCDELRGGMDASQYKDYVLVLLFLKYISDKYAGQPYAPIVIPDGSSFADMVKLKGKTDIGDQINKRIIAPLAAANEQLSQADFPDFNDANKLGSGKEIVDRLTNLISIFQKKELDFSKNRAEGDDILGDAYEYLMRHFATESGKSKGQFYTPAEVSRVMAAILGIHEAQTTNATTVYDPTCGSGSLLLKVAGEADSDITIYGQEKDSTTAQLARMNMILHDRPTATVRPGNTLANPKFLHGDALQTFDFVVANPPFSDKRWTSGLHPDEIGVPADSDSVDQASRNFHRFDGFGVPPAKQGDYAYLLHIVRSMKSTAKGACILPHGVLFRGNAEAAIRRELVKRGILAGIIGLPANLFYGTGIPACIIVLDKEQARERRPIFMIDASSGFMKDGNKNRLRSMDIHKIVDVFKKRIALPGYAREVPFEEIEKNDFNLNLPRYIDSQAKEDIQDIEAHLRGGIPQRDIDALDRYWQVCPSLKQSLFKANRANYLDLAVAPESIKTSIQEHAEFSAFIASLEKHFDAWRNKASTQLKQLDPGFHPKTLIHELSEDLLEHYAATPLIDRYDVYQHLMDFWETTMQDDCYLITQDGWIAKPERILEEITKGKKKGQTVDKGWTCELVPKELVVARYFASEQSELATLQSQLEAATARLAELEEEHSGDDGAFSEMDKVNKAAVTARLKELGIKGRAASPRPPQQPDLLAAAESPATYGSDTPTDEANALLAYLESSEEETALKKQIKQAETELDALALDHYAKLTSDDIKTLVVDDKWLAALATAIHGETDRISQSLTHRVNDLAERYAQPLPELTTRVGDLESKVSQHLERMGFAWQ, via the coding sequence ATGGCCCTCAAGAAATCCGAACTTTACTCCTCCCTTTGGCAGAGCTGCGACGAGTTGCGCGGCGGCATGGACGCCTCCCAGTACAAGGACTACGTGCTGGTGCTGCTCTTCCTGAAATACATCTCCGACAAGTACGCCGGTCAGCCGTACGCTCCCATCGTCATTCCGGACGGCTCCAGCTTCGCCGACATGGTCAAGCTCAAGGGCAAGACCGACATCGGAGACCAGATCAACAAGCGCATCATCGCCCCGCTGGCCGCCGCCAACGAGCAGCTTTCCCAAGCGGACTTCCCGGACTTCAACGACGCCAACAAGCTGGGCTCCGGCAAGGAGATCGTCGACCGCCTCACCAACCTCATCTCCATCTTCCAGAAGAAGGAGCTCGATTTCTCCAAGAACCGGGCCGAAGGCGACGACATTCTCGGCGACGCCTACGAGTACCTCATGCGGCACTTCGCCACCGAGAGCGGCAAGTCCAAGGGCCAGTTCTATACCCCCGCCGAAGTCAGCCGTGTCATGGCCGCCATCCTCGGTATCCACGAAGCCCAGACGACCAACGCCACCACCGTGTACGACCCGACTTGCGGCTCGGGCTCCTTGCTGCTCAAAGTCGCAGGCGAGGCGGATTCCGACATCACCATCTACGGACAGGAAAAGGATTCCACCACCGCCCAGCTGGCTCGCATGAACATGATTCTGCACGACCGGCCAACCGCTACCGTGCGTCCGGGCAATACCCTCGCCAATCCCAAGTTCCTCCACGGCGACGCCCTGCAGACCTTCGACTTCGTGGTCGCCAATCCTCCCTTCAGCGACAAGCGCTGGACCAGTGGCCTCCATCCCGACGAGATAGGGGTGCCGGCCGACAGCGACAGCGTCGACCAAGCCTCCCGCAACTTCCATCGCTTCGACGGCTTCGGCGTCCCACCCGCTAAGCAGGGCGACTACGCCTACCTCCTGCACATCGTGCGCTCCATGAAGTCCACCGCCAAGGGGGCCTGCATTCTCCCGCACGGCGTGCTCTTCCGCGGCAATGCCGAGGCCGCCATTCGGCGCGAGCTGGTCAAGCGTGGCATCCTCGCCGGCATCATCGGACTCCCCGCCAACCTTTTCTACGGCACCGGCATTCCCGCCTGCATCATCGTGCTCGACAAGGAGCAGGCCCGGGAGCGTCGCCCCATCTTCATGATCGATGCCTCCTCCGGCTTCATGAAGGACGGCAACAAGAACCGCCTCCGCAGCATGGACATCCACAAGATCGTAGACGTATTCAAGAAACGGATCGCGCTGCCCGGCTACGCCCGCGAAGTCCCCTTCGAGGAGATCGAGAAAAACGACTTCAACCTCAATCTCCCGCGCTACATCGACAGCCAAGCCAAGGAGGACATTCAGGACATCGAGGCCCACCTCCGCGGCGGCATCCCCCAGCGCGACATCGACGCCCTCGACCGCTACTGGCAAGTCTGCCCCAGCCTCAAGCAAAGCCTTTTCAAGGCCAACCGAGCCAACTACCTCGACCTCGCCGTCGCTCCCGAGTCCATCAAGACCTCCATCCAAGAGCACGCCGAGTTCTCCGCCTTCATCGCCTCCCTCGAGAAACACTTCGACGCCTGGCGAAACAAAGCCTCCACCCAGCTCAAACAGCTCGATCCCGGTTTCCATCCCAAGACCCTCATCCACGAGCTCTCGGAAGACCTGCTCGAGCACTACGCCGCCACGCCGCTCATCGATCGCTACGACGTGTACCAACACCTCATGGATTTCTGGGAGACGACTATGCAGGACGACTGCTACCTCATCACCCAAGACGGCTGGATTGCCAAGCCGGAGCGTATCCTAGAAGAAATTACAAAAGGCAAAAAGAAGGGCCAGACCGTGGACAAAGGATGGACCTGCGAGCTCGTGCCCAAGGAGCTGGTCGTCGCCCGCTACTTCGCCTCCGAGCAATCCGAGCTCGCCACCCTTCAGTCCCAACTCGAAGCCGCCACCGCCCGCCTCGCCGAACTCGAAGAAGAACACAGCGGCGACGACGGCGCCTTCTCCGAAATGGACAAGGTCAACAAAGCCGCTGTCACCGCCCGACTCAAAGAGTTAGGCATAAAAGGTAGGGCGGCATCGCCGAGACCGCCGCAACAACCCGATCTACTAGCAGCCGCCGAGTCCCCCGCCACCTACGGCTCCGACACCCCCACCGACGAAGCCAACGCCTTGCTCGCCTACCTCGAATCCTCCGAAGAGGAAACCGCCCTCAAAAAGCAAATCAAGCAAGCCGAGACCGAACTCGATGCTCTGGCCCTCGATCACTACGCCAAGCTCACTTCCGACGACATCAAGACGCTCGTCGTCGACGACAAGTGGCTTGCCGCACTTGCGACCGCCATCCACGGCGAAACCGACCGCATCAGCCAAAGCCTCACCCATCGCGTCAATGACCTCGCCGAACGCTACGCCCAACCGCTTCCCGAACTCACCACCCGCGTCGGCGACCTAGAGTCCAAAGTCAGCCAGCACCTAGAAAGGATGGGCTTCGCATGGCAGTAA